A single genomic interval of Apis cerana isolate GH-2021 linkage group LG2, AcerK_1.0, whole genome shotgun sequence harbors:
- the LOC114578240 gene encoding uncharacterized protein LOC114578240: MTVSSQEGFKYIIQKQEQQKICFGSGCPRDIFSKKYMNPFMRYHTLEDYPNIAPNSYNVLESFKAIKTKPCSHSISKKGYSGIARFSKKIMFKDSYPSPSHYDTYVFPKLIHKSKYPFDSNSKRQTFFSNTMPGPGMYANMKKKVNMVQHSFGGKVKMKLGVELKCCNRNTDSCKICGKKPIGDYWHFKNEIFLCRSCMDKEYEKEIKFKRKELKKFHKIRDCSIMHQHETTTAKIWLIHPARAEQWIRKEAYLSIYFNE, encoded by the exons atgacAGTTAGTAGTCAggaag gatttaaatatatcatacaaaaacaagaacaacaaaaaatatgttttggaTCAGGATGTCCtcgagatatattttcaaaaaaatatatgaatccaTTTATGAGATATCATACATTAGAAGATTATCCAAATATAGCACCAAATTCATATAATGTCCTAGAATCATTTAAAGCAATTAAAACGAAA CCTTGTTCTCATAGTATTAGTAAAAAAGGTTACAGCGGAATTGCTagatttagtaaaaaaattatgtttaaagatAGTTATCCATCACCATCACATTATGATACTTATGTATTTcctaaattaatacataaatccaAGTATCCATTTGACTCTAATAGTAAAAGACAAACATTTTTTAGTAATACAATGCCAgg tccAGGAATGTATgctaatatgaaaaaaaaagttaacatGGTACAGCATAGTTTTGGAGGTAAAGTCAAAATGAAACTTGGAGTGGAGCTTAAATGTTGTAATCGAAATACAGACTCTTGCAAAATATGTGGAAAAAAACCAATTGGTGATTATTggcattttaaaaatgaaatatttttatgtagatCATGTATGgataaagaatatgaaaaagaaataaaattcaaaagaaaggaattaaaaaaatttcat aaaatacgtGATTGTTCGATTATGCATCAACATGAAACTACAACTGCAAAAATATGGTTGATACATCCTGCAAGAGCTGAACAATGGATACGTAAAGAAGCttatctttctatttatttcaatgaatag
- the LOC108003744 gene encoding general transcription factor IIH subunit 1: MVLFVLTVRLQPSLLRDASTDVCFCTWPCRPTGFCIVLQFFALYHRIIFIIFRRIILYILYITSTMTTSSEDVLMQVGQVRYKKGDGTLYVMNERIAWMLDNRDTVSVSHKYADIKLQKISPEGKSKIQLQVVLHDGSSSTFHFVNRNGQEAQIKDRDDVKELLQQLLPKFKRKVNKELEEKNRMLQENPILLQLYRDLVITQVISSEEFWSQHAAEYTQAKKSQRQEIGVNSAFLADIKPQTDGCNGLKYNLTVDIIECIFKTYPAVKRKHQENVPHKMTESDFWTKFFQSHYFHRDRINAGTKDLFTECAKIDDQELKKDIQSGIDDPLVDISSFEDQTLDENYGNGPSKSDKISGNIVHQSMIKRFNQHSIMVLKASTAKQQSTQSIQPQLNGSTSSANKTTAFSNQLDEQPKTKKLRIQEKLTYDDLDTSHDINTNNSTPLNLNHVDRYLHGPVPGYSNIEPTSEELLITLNQLKKEANGWLTGNSIPRQLATSLVSPAAAVSALGELTPGGSLMKGFREESLGQLIPKDLEKELRNVYVCTCELLRHFWRSFPPTTPQLEEKAIRMHEALHRFHSAKLKPFEDRVQRDFSAVSQHLTNHLNQLLNTAYRKFAVWQQRKMQMR, from the exons ATGGTGCTGTTCGTACTGACGGTTCGTTTGCAGCCGTCTTTGCTTCGTGATGCGTCCACTGATGTGTGTTTCTGCACATGGCCGTGCCGCCCAACGGGCTTCTGTATTGTTCTACAGTTTTTCGCACTTTATCACCG gatcatatttatcatttttagaagaattatattatatatattatatattacatccaCCATGACTACATCATCAGAAGATGTTCTAATGCAAGTAGGACAAGTTCGTTATAAAAAAGGAGATGGCACTTTATATGTTATGAATGAAAGAATAGCCTGGATGCTTGATAATAGAGATACTGTATCAGTCAGTCACAAATATGCTGATATTAAGT tacAAAAAATATCACCAGaaggaaaatcaaaaatacaaCTACAAGTTGTATTGCATGATGGTTCATCATCTACATTTCATTTTGTAAACAGAAATGGACAAGAAGCACAAATTAAAGATCGTGATGATGTAAAAGAATTGCTGCAACAATTATTAccaaaatttaaaaggaaagtaaataaagaattggaagaaaaaaatag gatGCTTCAAGAAAATCCTATACTGCTTCAATTGTATAGGGATTTGGTTATTACACAAGTTATTTCATCTGAAGAATTTTGGTCACAACATGCTGCAGAATATACTCAAGCTAAAAAAAGTCAAAGACAAGAAATTGGTGTAAATAGTGCTTTTTTG gctGATATAAAACCACAAACTGATGGTTGTAATGGATTGAAATATAACTTAACTGTTGATATTATAGAATGTATATTTAAGACTTATCCAgcagtaaaaagaaaacatcaaGAAAATGTGCCTCATAAAATGACAGAATCAGATTTTTGGACAAAGTTCTTTCAATCACATTATTTTCATCGAGATCGTATCAATGCAGGGACCAAGGATCTTTTTACCGAATGTGCCAAAATAGATGATCAAGAActcaaaaaagatattcaatcGGGTATTGATGATCCATTGGTGGATATAAGTTCTTTTGAGGATCAAACTTTAGATGAGAATTATGGAAATGGACCCAGTAAATCTGACAAAATTTCAGGAAATATTGTACATCAAAGTATGATTAAGAGATTCAATCAACATAGCATTATGGTTTTAAAAGCCAGCACTGCCAAACAACAGTCTACACAGTCCATTCAACCACAATTAAATGGCTCCACATCATCAGCAAATAAAACTACAGCATTCTCTAATCAATTAGATGAACAACCAAAGACTAAAaag cttagaatacaagaaaaattaacttatGATGATCTCGATACCAGTCATGATATAAACACAAATAATAGTAcaccattaaatttaaatcatgtaGACAGGTATTTACATGGTCCAGTTCCAGGATACAGTAATATAGAACCAACATCTGAAGAACTTCTTATaacattaaatcaattaaaaaaagaagcaaatgGTTGGCTGACAGGAAATAGTATACCACGGCAATTAGCAACATCATTAGTTAGTCCAGCTGCAGCAGTTTCGGCCCTGGGAGAATTAACTCCTGGTGGTTCTTTAATGAAAGGCTTCAGAGAGGAAAGTCTTGGAC aattaataccaaaggatttagaaaaagaattacgtaatgtatatgtatgtacatgtGAACTTCTAAGGCATTTTTGGCGAAGTTTTCCACCTACAACTCCACAGCTTGAGGAAAAAGCCATTAGAATGCATGAAGCATTACACAGATTTCATTCTGCCAAACTTAAACCAtttgaa GATCGTGTTCAACGAGATTTTTCTGCTGTTAGTCAACATTTGACAAATCACTTAAATCAGTTATTAAATACAGCATATAGAAAATTCGCAGTTTGGCAACAACGTAAGATGCAAATGAGGTAg